TGAAAAACACCAACAAGTGGGCGTTGTGATTGTCGGATACAGTCTACCAACAATAGTAGAAATTTTATATAGTATTCGTAAAGAAATATTAGTTGCAACGTTATTATCACTCTTATTCGGTGCCTGGGGCGCTTGGATGCTCGGTAGAAACATGAAAAAACAGATGTTTGATTTAGAACCACATGAAATTGCAAAGCTCTATACAGAACGTACAGAAACGTTTAATGCGATGCATGAGGGGATTATAGCGATTGATAATGATTTTACGGTCACTATTTTCAATACTAAAGCGAAACAAATATTAGGGGTCGATCAGCAAGACTTAATCGGTAAAAAAATCTATGATATTTTACCAGATACTCGTTTACCTGAGATATTAGATTATAATCAACCTATCTATAACAAAGAATTATTTATCAACCAGCATAACATTATGAGTAATCGTGTACCCATTGAAGTAGATGGTGAAACAGTTGGTGCCATTGCTATTTTCCAAGACCGAACTGAAGTGAAAAAGCTTGCTGAAGAACTTACAGGTGTGAAAGAATTTGTGCAGGCATTACGAATTCAAAATCACGAACATAAAAACAAAATTCATACAATTGCTGGATTATTACAGTTGGGCCATTATCAACAGGCATTGTCTTATATTGAAGAAGTCAAAGAAAAACAAGATGAGATTGCTAATTTTTTAAATGATCGTATTAAGAATCAAAACATCTCTGGACTTTTGCTAAGTAAGATTAATCACGGAAAAGAACTAGGCATAGATGTTGAAATTGATATGAATAGTCAACTGACTTATTTACCAGATCAGCTAGACTTTAATGATTTTGTCGTTATTATTGGGAATTTAATCGAAAATGCTTTTGATGCACTTCAGTTAATCAACAAAGACGATAAGAAAGTTCTCATTAGT
This window of the Rummeliibacillus pycnus genome carries:
- a CDS encoding ATP-binding protein, whose product is MNGKIMSLTFFIIVFSFLVAGIFVLGNILSTKEKELGNQAMLIARTVAKLPEVQKELSTDKKPIDQAKVINETIEGIRIINKAEYIVVLNMDHIRLSHPVKALIGKKSNTSDENAAFAEHYYLSKAKGEVGKTIRAFVPIMNEKHQQVGVVIVGYSLPTIVEILYSIRKEILVATLLSLLFGAWGAWMLGRNMKKQMFDLEPHEIAKLYTERTETFNAMHEGIIAIDNDFTVTIFNTKAKQILGVDQQDLIGKKIYDILPDTRLPEILDYNQPIYNKELFINQHNIMSNRVPIEVDGETVGAIAIFQDRTEVKKLAEELTGVKEFVQALRIQNHEHKNKIHTIAGLLQLGHYQQALSYIEEVKEKQDEIANFLNDRIKNQNISGLLLSKINHGKELGIDVEIDMNSQLTYLPDQLDFNDFVVIIGNLIENAFDALQLINKDDKKVLISIDQDEETLSILVEDNGVGMSDEVISRIFANGFTTKRNENHGIGLYLIQDIVKKLDGTIDVTSSPGEGTSVFVTFYL